AACCGCGATGCGGCCGTTACCGCCATCAAGGCCTTGCCAGCGAAGGTTCAGGCTGGTAAACCTTGGCCTCGCACTGTCGCCAGCGTCCAACAGGAACTGGCAACAACTCGCTGAAGATTCGGCGGCCTTACCCAGGCCGCCTCTCCAAGCACCTCAAAATTTCTGCAAGTGCGCGCCGTCTCTACAGACCGCGTGCCTTGTGGTGTCTGCGTTACAGTAGTCTTTGAGTCGTTGCGGTCAGAATTAAAAAAGTTTTGACTAGCACAGCAGATCGCTTTAAACCTTTCACAAATGCGACATAGATTTGCGACAGTTCGTCGTCAAATTTGTGAGCGTCTGTGTCGCTGTGTACAATGACCACCCTTTTGCCCCCGCTAAGCCGGCGTACGTTCGGCGTGGAATGCAAGTGGTTGAATTGAAAAGAAATTTGCCTTGATAAGAGGCAGCCTGGTGAGAAAGTGTCTATGAAAGCAGGTCTGTACCAACCAGATGAATTCAAGGATAACTGCGGTTTCGGCCTGATAGCCCACATGCAGGGCGAGCCCAGTCATACCCTTTTGCAAACGGCCATCGAGGCCCTGACCTGCATGACCCACCGCGGTGGGATCAACGCCGACGGCAAGACCGGTGACGGTTGCGGTCTGCTGATTCAAAAGCCGGATGTGTTCCTGCGAGCGATCGCCCAGGAAACCTTTGGCGTCGAATTGCCCAAGCAATACGCAGTGGGCATGGTTTTCTTCAACCAGGACCCGGTCAAGGCCGAAGCCGCTCGCGAGAACATGAACCGCGAGATCCTGGCTGAAGGCCTGACCCTGGTCGGCTGGCGCAAAGTGCCGATCGACACCAGTGTCCTCGGCCGCCTGGCCCTCGAGCGCTTGCCGCAGATCGAGCAGGTCTACATCGGTGGTGAAGGCCTGAGCGATCAGGACATGGCGATCAAGCTGTTCAGCGCCCGTCGTCGCTCGTCCGTGGCCAACGCCGCCGACGTCGATCACTACATCTGCAGCTTTTCCCACAAGACCATCATTTATAAAGGCCTGATGATGCCGGCGGATTTGACCGCCTTCTATCCAGACCTCAGCGACCAGCGCCTGCAAACCTCGATTTGCGTGTTCCACCAGCGCTTCTCCACCAACACCCTGCCGAAATGGCCGCTGGCGCAACCGTTCCGCTTCCTCGCCCACAACGGCGAGATCAACACCATTACCGGCAACCGCAACTGGGCCCAGGCCCGTCGCACCAAGTTCACCAACGATCTGATGGATCTGGAAGAACTCGGCCCGCTGGTTAACCGTGTTGGTTCCGACTCCTCCAGCATGGACAACATGCTCGAGCTGATGGTCACCGGTGGCATCGACCTGTTCCGTGGCGTGCGGATGATCATTCCGCCTGCGTGGCAGAACGTCGAAACCATGGACCCGGATCTGCGTGCGTTCTACGAATACAACTCGATGCACATGGAACCGTGGGACGGCCCGGCCGGCGTGGTCATGACCGACGGTCGCTACGCGGTGTGCCTGCTCGACCGTAACGGTCTGCGCCCGGCGCGCTGGGTCACGACCAAAAACGGTTTCATCACCCTGGCGTCCGAAATCGGTGTCTGGAACTACCAGCCTGAAGACGTGATCGCCAAGGGCCGTGTGGGGCCGGGACAGATCTTTGCCGTGGACACCGAAACCGGTCAGATCCTCGACACCGACGCCATCGACAACCGCCTGAAGTCCCGTCATCCGTACAAGCAATGGCTGCGCAAGAATGCCCTGCGCATCCAGGCGACCATGGAAGACAACGATCACGGTTCGGCTTTCTACGATGTCGACCAGCTCAAGCAGTACATGAAGATGTACCAGGTCACGTTCGAAGAGCGCGACCAAGTGCTGCGCCCGCTCGGCGAGCAAGGCTACGAGGCCGTTGGCTCGATGGGCGACGATACGCCGATGGCCGTGCTGTCCCAGCGCGTGCGCACGCCGTACGACTATTTCCGCCAGCAGTTCGCGCAGGTTACCAACCCGCCGATCGACCCGCTGCGTGAAGCCATCGTCATGTCGCTGGAGATCTGCCTCGGTGCCGAGCGCAACATCTTCCAGGAGTCGCCGGAACATGCTTCGCGTGTGATCCTCAGCTCGCCGGTCATTTCTCCGGCCAAGTGGCGCTCGCTGATGAACCTCGATCGTCCGGGCTTCGAGCGCGCGATCATCGACCTCAACTACGACGAAAGCGTCGGCCTTGAAGCCGCTGTGCGTAACGTCGCGGATCAGGCTGAAGAAGCCGTTCGCGCCGGTCGCACCCAGATCGTCTTGAGTGACCGTCACATTGCCCCGGGCAAGTTGCCGATCCACGCCTCTCTAGCCACCGGCGCGGTGCACCACCGCCTGACCGAAAAAGGCCTGCGTTGCGACTCCAACATCCTCGTGGAAACTGCTACCGCACGCGATCCGCACCACTTTGCCGTGTTGATCGGTTTCGGCGCTTCGGCGGTCTATCCGTTCCTGGCCTACGAAGTGCTGGGTGACCTGATCCGCACCGGTGAAGTGCTGGGCGACCTCTATGAGGTGTTCAAGAACTACCGTAAGGGCATCACCAAAGGCCTGCTGAAGATCCTGTCGAAGATGGGTATTTCCACCATCGCTTCGTACCGGGGTGCGCAGCTGTTCGAAGCCATCGGCCTGTCCGAAGAAGTCTGCGACCTGAGCTTCCGCGGCGTTCCGAGCCGTATCAAGGGCGCACGTTTCGTCGACATCGAAGCCGAGCAGAAAGCCCTGGCCGCCGAAGCCTGGAGTCCGCGCAAGCCGATCCAGCAGGGCGGCCTGCTGAAGTTCGTCCACGGTGGCGAATATCACGCCTACAACCCGGACGTGGTCAACACCTTGCAAGCCGCTGTGCAGCAAGGCGACTACAGCAAGTTCAAGGAATACACGGCGCTGGTGGACAACCGCCCGGTGTCGATGATCCGCGACCTGTTCAAGGTCAAGACTCTGGACAAACCGCTGGACATCAGCGAGATCGAACCGCTGGAGTCGGTGCTCAAGCGCTTTGACTCCGCGGGCATCTCGCTTGGCGCTTTGTCGCCGGAAGCTCACGAAGCCCTGGCCGAAGCCATGAACCGCCTCGGTGCGCGTTCCAACTCCGGTGAAGGCGGCGAAGACCCGGCGCGCTACGGCACGATCAAGAGCTCGAAAATCAAGCAAGTCGCGACCGGCCGTTTCGGTGTCACTCCGGAATACCTGGTCAACGCTGAAGTGCTGCAGATCAAGGTCGCCCAGGGCGCCAAGCCCGGCGAAGGCGGTCAACTGCCAGGCGGCAAGGTCAACGGCCTGATCGCCAAGCTGCGTTACGCAGTGCCGGGCGTGACCCTGATTTCGCCACCGCCGCACCACGACATCTATTCGATCGAAGACTTGTCGCAGCTGATCTTCGACCTGAAACAAGTCAACCCGAAGGCCCTGGTTTCGGTGAAGCTGGTGGCAGAAGCCGGTGTTGGCACCATCGCTGCCGGTGTGGCCAAGGCCTATGCGGACTTGATCACCATCTCCGGTTACGACGGCGGCACTGGCGCATCGCCGCTGACCTCGATCAAATACGCGGGCGCTCCGTGGGAACTCGGCCTGGCCGAAACCCACCAGACCCTGCGCGGTAACGACTTGCGCGGCAAAGTGCGGGTGCAGACCGACGGCGGCCTGAAAACCGGCCTCGACGTGATCAAGGCCGCGATCCTCGGCGCTGAAAGCTTCGGCTTCGGCACCGCGCCAATGATCGCGCTGGGCTGCAAGTACCTGCGTATCTGCCACCTGAACAACTGCGCCACCGGCGTCGCGACTCAGAACGAGAAGCTGCGCAAGGATCACTACATCGGCACCGTCGACATGGTGGTGAACTTCTTCACCTACGTCGCCGAAGAAACCCGTGAGTGGCTGGCCAAACTGGGCGTGCGCTCCCTCGAAGAGCTGATCGGCCGTACCGATCTGCTGGAAATCCTCGAAGGCCAGACCGCCAAGCAGCAACACCTGGACCTGACGCCATTGCTGGGCAGCGATCACATCCCGGCAGACAAGCCTCAGTTCTGCCAGGTCGACCGCAACCCACCGTTCGACAAAGGCTTGCTGGCCGAGAAAATGGTCGACATGGCCACTTCGGCCATCAACGACATGAGCGGTGCCGATTTCGCCCTGGATATCTGCAACTGCGACCGCTCCATCGGCGCGCGGATCTCCGGCGAAATTGCGCGCAAGCACGGCAACCAGGGCATGGCGAACGCGCCGATCACCTTCCGCTTCAAAGGGACGGCCGGTCAGAGCTTCGGTGTGTGGAACGCCGGCGGCTTGAACATGTACCTGGAAGGCGACGCCAACGACTACGTCGGCAAAGGCATGACCGGCGGCAAGCTGGTCATCGTTCCGCCGAAGGGCAGCGCCTACAAGACTCAGGACAGTGCGATCATCGGCAACACCTGCCTGTACGGCGCGACCGGCGGTAAATTGTTCGCGGCCGGCACCGCAGGCGAGCGTTTCGCAGTGCGTAACTCCGGTGCTCACACCGTGGTGGAAGGCACCGGCGATCACTGCTGCGAGTACATGACCGGTGGTTTCGTCTGCGTTTTGGGCAAGACCGGTTACAACTTCGGCTCAGGCATGACCGGCGGTTTCGCCTACGTGCTCGACCAGGACAACACCTTCGTTGACCGGGTCAACCACGAACTGGTGGAAATCCAGCGGATCAGCGGCGAAGCGATGGAAGCCTACCGCAGCCACCTGCAACGCGTGCTGAACGAGTACGTCGAGGAAACCGACAGCGAGTGGGGTCGTGAACTCGCGGAAAACCTCGATGACTACCTGCGCCGTTTCTGGTTGGTCAAGCCGAAGGCTGCCAGCTTGAAAACGTTGCTTTCCAGCACCCGTGCCAACCCGCAGTGATATGCGCCTGAACAGTTTGATGAGGTTTTAACAATGGCTGAACGTCTGAATAACGACTTCCAGTTCATCGACGTCGGGCGCAAAGATCCGAAGAAGAAACTGTTGCGTCAACGCAAGAAAGAGTTCGTGGAGATCTACGAACCCTTCAAACCCCAGCATTCGGCCGATCAGGCCCACCGTTGCCTGGGTTGCGGTAACCCGTATTGCGAATGGAAGTGCCCGGTGCACAACTTCATTCCGAACTGGCTGAAACTGGTGGCCGAGGGCAACATCCTTCAGGCCGCCGAGCTGTCACACCAGACCAACACCCTGCCGGAAGTCTGCGGCCGGGTGTGCCCGCAGGATCGTCTGTGCGAGGGTGCCTGCACCCTTAACGACGGTTTCGGCGCGGTGACCATCGGTTCGGTCGAGAAGTACATCACCGACACCGCGTTCGCCATGGGCTGGCGCCCCGACATGTCCAAGGTCAAGCCGACCGGCAAACGTGTCGCGATCATCGGCGCAGGCCCTGCCGGCCTCGGCTGTGCCGACGTGCTGGTACGCGGCGGCGTGACCCCGGTGGTGTTCGACAGGAACCCGGAAATCGGCGGTCTGCTGACCTTCGGCATTCCCGAGTTCAAACTGGAAAAGACCGTGCTGAGCAATCGTCGCGAAGTCTTCACCGGCATGGGCATCGAGTTCCGCCTGAACACCGAAGTGGGCAAGGACGTGTCCGTCGAGCAACTGCTCGAAGAATACGATGCCGTGTTCATGGGCATGGGCACCTACACCTACATGAAGGGCGGCTTTGCCGGTGAGGATCTGCCGGGCGTGCATGACGCGCTCGACTTCCTGATCGCCAACGTCAACCGCAACCTGGGCTTCGAAAAGTCGCCGGAAGATTTCGTCGACATGAAAGGCAAGAAGGTTGTGGTGCTGGGCGGCGGCGACACGGCGATGGACTGCAACCGTACCTCGATCCGCCAGGGCGCCAAGTCGGTGACCTGTGCGTATCGCCGTGACGAAGCGAACATGCCGGGCTCGCGCAAAGAGGTGAAGAACGCCAAGGAAGAAGGCGTGAAATTCCTCTACAACCGCCAGCCGATCGCCATCGTTGGCGAAGACAAGGTCGAAGGTGTGAAGGTGGTCGAGACCCGTCTCGGCGAACCGGACGCCCGTGGCCGTCGCAGCCCCGAGCCGATCCCGGGTTCCGAAGAGATCATCCCGGCCGACGCTGTGGTTATCGCTTTCGGCTTCCGCCCGAGCCCGGCGCCGTGGTTCGAGCAGTTCAGTATCCAGACCGACAGCCAGGGCCGTGTTGTGGCGCCGGAACAAGGTCAGTACAAGCACCAGACCAGCAACCCGAAAATCTTCGCCGGTGGCGACATGGTTCGCGGCTCTGACCTGGTGGTGACGGCGATCTTCGAAGGCCGCAATGCGGCTGAAGGGATTCTGGATTACCTGGGCGTCTAACCCGACGGTCCAGACCTGACAGGCAGTAACCCTGTGGGAGCTGGCCGGCCAGCGATAGCATCACCTCGGTCTGACTGATCACCGAGGTGGCCGCATCGCTGGCCGGCCAGCTCCCACATTGGTTTGCGGGTGTTGCTGAAATCTGCGTATTTGTTGCGACAAATTGACCCGATAGACAAAAGGCTGACCTGCAACCGTGCCTTTTGCCTCGCGCTCTGAGAAAATGCCCGCACTTTTTTTCCGGATGCCGACATGACTGCCCTGAAGAACGACCGTTTCCTTCGCGCCCTGCTCAAGCAACCCGTAGACGTCACCCCTGTGTGGATGATGCGTCAGGCCGGTCGCTACCTGCCGGAATACCGCGCCAGCCGTGCCAAGGCCGGTGATTTCATGAGCCTGTGCATGAACCCGGAGTTCGCTTGCGAAGTCACCATGCAGCCACTCGACCGCTATCCGCAACTGGACGCGGCGATCCTCTTCTCGGACATCCTCACCATCCCGGATGCCATGGGCCAAGGCCTGTACTTCGAAACCGGCGAAGGCCCGCGCTTCAAGAAAGTTGTCAGCACGATGGCCGATATCGAAGCCCTGCCGATTCCTGACCCGCACAAAGACCTCGGCTACGTGATGGACGCGGTCAGCACCATTCGCCGCGAACTGAACGGCCGTGTGCCGCTGATCGGTTTCTCCGGCAGTCCATGGACGTTGGCTACCTACATGGTCGAAGGCGGTTCGTCGAAAGACTTCCGCAAGACCAAAGCCATGCTCTACGACAACCCGCAAGCCATGCACCTGCTGCTGGACAAGCTCGCGCAGTCGGTCACGTCCTACCTCAACGGCCAGATCATGGCCGGCGCGCAAGCGGTACAGATTTTCGACACGTGGGGCGGCAACCTCTCAGCGGCGGCGTATCAGGAATTCTCCCTGGCCTACATGCGCAAAATCGTCAGCGGCCTGATCCGCGAACACGAAGGCCGCAAGGTTCCGGTCATCCTGTTCACCAAGAACGGCGGCCTGTGGCTGGAAAGCATCGCCGACGCGGGTGCTGATGCGCTGGGCCTGGACTGGACGTGCGACATCGGCAACGCCCGCGATCGCGTCGGCAACAAGGTCGCGTTGCAAGGCAACATGGACCCGACGGTGCTCTACGCCAAACCGGAAGCCATTCGCACCGAAGTCGGCCGGATCCTCGCCAGTTATGGCAAGGGCAGCGGTCACGTGTTCAACCTCGGACATGGCATCACCCCGGAGGTCGATCCCGAGCATGCGGGTGCGTTCCTGCGCGCGGTGCATGAGTTGTCGGCGCAGTATCACGAGTAGTCATACCCGCGTTTCATCAAGCCTGTCCGGTCAACGCCGGACAGGCTTTTTTTATGCCTGAAAAACGTATGCCAGCCTGATGCGTTTTCATCTGTAAGAAATTTCTCTCTCTTTGTCAGATGAGTGAAGAGAGAGATCAATCCTCATGTAAGCGAAGACTTGTCCTACATAGAAAACGCGTTCATCCCGGTAAGGTTCCAGCCCTTCGTTTGGTGCCGCACACCGAGCGGCACTACGAACAGTGGCGCCCGCAAGGCGCCTTAATTTTCGATAAGTAGTCTGGAACGCAGTGATGAAAAAAAAATTCCGCAAGGGAGGTGCACTAACCGCATGCGCCTCTCCAATGATCCTGTTATCGGCAATGTTGGCGTCTCAAACTGTTGCTGCCCATGGCTATCTTGAAGTGCCACCTTCGCGGGCATTGCTTTGCCAGAAAGGCTTGAACACCCACTGTGGCCCCGCGCAATACGAACCTCAAAGTGTCGGCGAAACGTTCAAAGGCTTTCCGGCGGGTGCAGGTGGTGCTCCTCTGCAAGGGCCGATCGACGGCAAGATTCCGAGTGGCGGTCATCCATCGTTCTCCGCGATGGATGCCCAGTCCGCCACCCGTTGGCATCTGACGGAAATCAAGGACCGCAACATCGATTTCCAATGGCGCTACACCGCGGTTCACCCGGCAACCAAACACGAATACTTCATCACTCGCAACGGCTGGAATCCGAACGAGTCGCTGAAACGGGCCACCTTTGAAAGCACGCCGTTCTGCACCATTGAGGGTGGTAATCAGAAGCCTGGATCGGGTGATAAGCACAACTGCACCATCCCGACAGACAAGTCCGGCCAGCATGTGATTCTGGCGGTCTGGACGGTTGGAGACACCGACGCAGCGTTCTACAACCCGGCCGATGTGA
This DNA window, taken from Pseudomonas fluorescens NCIMB 11764, encodes the following:
- the gltB gene encoding glutamate synthase large subunit, giving the protein MKAGLYQPDEFKDNCGFGLIAHMQGEPSHTLLQTAIEALTCMTHRGGINADGKTGDGCGLLIQKPDVFLRAIAQETFGVELPKQYAVGMVFFNQDPVKAEAARENMNREILAEGLTLVGWRKVPIDTSVLGRLALERLPQIEQVYIGGEGLSDQDMAIKLFSARRRSSVANAADVDHYICSFSHKTIIYKGLMMPADLTAFYPDLSDQRLQTSICVFHQRFSTNTLPKWPLAQPFRFLAHNGEINTITGNRNWAQARRTKFTNDLMDLEELGPLVNRVGSDSSSMDNMLELMVTGGIDLFRGVRMIIPPAWQNVETMDPDLRAFYEYNSMHMEPWDGPAGVVMTDGRYAVCLLDRNGLRPARWVTTKNGFITLASEIGVWNYQPEDVIAKGRVGPGQIFAVDTETGQILDTDAIDNRLKSRHPYKQWLRKNALRIQATMEDNDHGSAFYDVDQLKQYMKMYQVTFEERDQVLRPLGEQGYEAVGSMGDDTPMAVLSQRVRTPYDYFRQQFAQVTNPPIDPLREAIVMSLEICLGAERNIFQESPEHASRVILSSPVISPAKWRSLMNLDRPGFERAIIDLNYDESVGLEAAVRNVADQAEEAVRAGRTQIVLSDRHIAPGKLPIHASLATGAVHHRLTEKGLRCDSNILVETATARDPHHFAVLIGFGASAVYPFLAYEVLGDLIRTGEVLGDLYEVFKNYRKGITKGLLKILSKMGISTIASYRGAQLFEAIGLSEEVCDLSFRGVPSRIKGARFVDIEAEQKALAAEAWSPRKPIQQGGLLKFVHGGEYHAYNPDVVNTLQAAVQQGDYSKFKEYTALVDNRPVSMIRDLFKVKTLDKPLDISEIEPLESVLKRFDSAGISLGALSPEAHEALAEAMNRLGARSNSGEGGEDPARYGTIKSSKIKQVATGRFGVTPEYLVNAEVLQIKVAQGAKPGEGGQLPGGKVNGLIAKLRYAVPGVTLISPPPHHDIYSIEDLSQLIFDLKQVNPKALVSVKLVAEAGVGTIAAGVAKAYADLITISGYDGGTGASPLTSIKYAGAPWELGLAETHQTLRGNDLRGKVRVQTDGGLKTGLDVIKAAILGAESFGFGTAPMIALGCKYLRICHLNNCATGVATQNEKLRKDHYIGTVDMVVNFFTYVAEETREWLAKLGVRSLEELIGRTDLLEILEGQTAKQQHLDLTPLLGSDHIPADKPQFCQVDRNPPFDKGLLAEKMVDMATSAINDMSGADFALDICNCDRSIGARISGEIARKHGNQGMANAPITFRFKGTAGQSFGVWNAGGLNMYLEGDANDYVGKGMTGGKLVIVPPKGSAYKTQDSAIIGNTCLYGATGGKLFAAGTAGERFAVRNSGAHTVVEGTGDHCCEYMTGGFVCVLGKTGYNFGSGMTGGFAYVLDQDNTFVDRVNHELVEIQRISGEAMEAYRSHLQRVLNEYVEETDSEWGRELAENLDDYLRRFWLVKPKAASLKTLLSSTRANPQ
- a CDS encoding FAD-dependent oxidoreductase translates to MAERLNNDFQFIDVGRKDPKKKLLRQRKKEFVEIYEPFKPQHSADQAHRCLGCGNPYCEWKCPVHNFIPNWLKLVAEGNILQAAELSHQTNTLPEVCGRVCPQDRLCEGACTLNDGFGAVTIGSVEKYITDTAFAMGWRPDMSKVKPTGKRVAIIGAGPAGLGCADVLVRGGVTPVVFDRNPEIGGLLTFGIPEFKLEKTVLSNRREVFTGMGIEFRLNTEVGKDVSVEQLLEEYDAVFMGMGTYTYMKGGFAGEDLPGVHDALDFLIANVNRNLGFEKSPEDFVDMKGKKVVVLGGGDTAMDCNRTSIRQGAKSVTCAYRRDEANMPGSRKEVKNAKEEGVKFLYNRQPIAIVGEDKVEGVKVVETRLGEPDARGRRSPEPIPGSEEIIPADAVVIAFGFRPSPAPWFEQFSIQTDSQGRVVAPEQGQYKHQTSNPKIFAGGDMVRGSDLVVTAIFEGRNAAEGILDYLGV
- the hemE gene encoding uroporphyrinogen decarboxylase — its product is MTALKNDRFLRALLKQPVDVTPVWMMRQAGRYLPEYRASRAKAGDFMSLCMNPEFACEVTMQPLDRYPQLDAAILFSDILTIPDAMGQGLYFETGEGPRFKKVVSTMADIEALPIPDPHKDLGYVMDAVSTIRRELNGRVPLIGFSGSPWTLATYMVEGGSSKDFRKTKAMLYDNPQAMHLLLDKLAQSVTSYLNGQIMAGAQAVQIFDTWGGNLSAAAYQEFSLAYMRKIVSGLIREHEGRKVPVILFTKNGGLWLESIADAGADALGLDWTCDIGNARDRVGNKVALQGNMDPTVLYAKPEAIRTEVGRILASYGKGSGHVFNLGHGITPEVDPEHAGAFLRAVHELSAQYHE